The following nucleotide sequence is from Deltaproteobacteria bacterium.
TCATTCAACGTCCAAAAATCATAAATATATCCAATCAGGAAAAATCCGCCGGTCAGGGCGTACAATATCCCGGTGATCCATTTTCCCATGTACATGCGGTGAACGCCCAAAATCCCCAAAAACGTGAGCAGCACCCAGGCCAGGGAATAATCAATACGCCCGGCTCTGAAACGCAAATCAGCCGTGCGGTCCATGGACGGGA
It contains:
- a CDS encoding TM2 domain-containing protein, whose translation is MATTHSKFMGYLLWIFGFTGAHRFYYGRPISGTIYFLTLGLLFIGWIVDLFLIPSMDRTADLRFRAGRIDYSLAWVLLTFLGILGVHRMYMGKWITGILYALTGGFFLIGYIYDFWTLNDQITVINASEG